In Clostridiales bacterium, one DNA window encodes the following:
- a CDS encoding GGDEF domain-containing protein, producing MSKNKKAVSIKTKIIKPMILVLFLQIVIILLTACFGDTTSELRSNSYNLLVKDGEIIKYTVEDIFSKYVISDKDYQAINSKLKLQEINVDTVDNAIIAVGGDLENIIKEMDVEGAFIVLDQNLTRKDEGKLGIYLNKDLTASVGSLKALKELNLRANSSWNDSFKIDQSKSSDFYNKIANVAKIGSVSNYRDYGYWGKPVNKGENGAICVTYTLPLVRDNGTFYGVMGIEISSDIIRKIFNEKYQVNGTCSFIAYGKENTVDAISLIPDDSNMYIINILDHVKNREDIYKVQGVPNSEGESNVVYLSDLKIDSVGKYIKGEDIRVLTTTTEENLLVIQDRILKDLVVGMMIALVCGIIISIFTASFVASPITRLVNNVKRMNPSKEIKLERVGITQVDALAMSIENLGKNVLDNASKLSQIINLVNMPIGAFEYYDNSNMVYCTQSFFSVVGMPVSESEDLFINMEKFKKVLSEITKDRLQNEKNVYRIEQDGKEEYIRVKMLINNQKTLGVVVNVTDDILKKQKIEYERDHDVLTGLLNRIAFKREVANYMANQKNEKVAAFLMWDLDSLKYMNDTFGHELGDKYIKMAADAINKFTKYGGIAGRIGGDEFTAFVGGFETKDEIRQIINKVKRDFDATEIELPNGTKKAMSASMGVAWYPQDSIDYEELCKYADYAMYEVKKSTKGALKEFDINTFKSDYDKYE from the coding sequence ATGAGCAAAAATAAAAAAGCAGTGTCTATAAAAACTAAAATAATAAAGCCAATGATATTGGTATTATTTTTGCAGATAGTAATAATTTTGCTAACTGCATGTTTTGGTGATACAACAAGTGAGCTTAGGAGCAACTCATATAATTTATTAGTTAAAGATGGAGAGATAATAAAGTATACGGTGGAAGATATTTTTTCTAAGTATGTTATTAGCGATAAGGATTATCAAGCTATAAATTCAAAACTAAAATTACAAGAAATAAATGTTGATACAGTAGATAATGCAATAATAGCGGTAGGAGGGGATTTAGAGAATATTATAAAAGAAATGGATGTTGAGGGTGCATTTATTGTTTTGGATCAGAATTTAACTAGAAAAGATGAAGGGAAATTAGGAATATATTTAAATAAAGATTTAACAGCAAGTGTTGGTTCATTAAAAGCCTTAAAAGAATTAAATTTAAGAGCTAACAGTTCATGGAATGATTCTTTTAAGATAGATCAAAGTAAAAGTTCAGATTTTTATAATAAAATAGCTAATGTAGCAAAAATAGGAAGCGTATCAAACTATAGAGATTATGGTTATTGGGGTAAGCCAGTTAATAAAGGTGAAAATGGGGCTATATGTGTCACATATACATTGCCATTGGTAAGAGATAATGGTACGTTTTATGGAGTTATGGGAATAGAAATTTCTTCAGATATCATAAGAAAGATTTTTAATGAAAAGTATCAAGTTAACGGAACATGTTCATTTATAGCGTATGGAAAGGAAAACACAGTAGATGCAATTTCTTTAATTCCAGATGACTCCAATATGTACATTATAAATATATTAGATCATGTAAAAAACAGAGAAGATATTTATAAAGTACAGGGAGTACCTAATAGTGAAGGAGAAAGTAATGTAGTGTATTTGTCAGATTTAAAAATAGATTCAGTAGGGAAGTATATAAAAGGCGAGGATATAAGAGTTTTAACTACTACTACAGAAGAGAATTTATTAGTGATACAAGATAGGATTTTAAAGGACTTGGTTGTAGGAATGATGATTGCATTAGTATGTGGCATTATAATTTCTATATTCACAGCTTCATTTGTTGCAAGTCCAATAACAAGACTTGTTAACAATGTTAAAAGAATGAATCCAAGTAAAGAGATAAAACTTGAGAGAGTAGGAATAACGCAAGTGGATGCGTTGGCTATGTCTATAGAGAATTTAGGTAAGAACGTATTGGATAATGCGTCTAAGTTGTCACAAATTATAAATTTAGTTAATATGCCAATAGGTGCATTTGAGTACTATGATAATTCTAATATGGTTTATTGCACACAATCATTTTTTAGCGTTGTGGGGATGCCAGTTAGTGAAAGTGAAGACCTATTTATAAACATGGAGAAATTTAAAAAAGTTCTATCTGAGATAACAAAAGATAGACTTCAAAATGAAAAAAATGTTTATCGCATAGAACAAGATGGCAAAGAAGAGTATATACGGGTAAAGATGCTAATAAATAATCAAAAAACATTAGGAGTTGTTGTTAATGTTACAGATGACATACTAAAGAAGCAAAAGATAGAATATGAGAGAGATCATGATGTTTTAACAGGGCTTTTAAACAGGATAGCGTTTAAAAGGGAAGTTGCAAATTATATGGCGAATCAAAAAAATGAAAAAGTTGCAGCATTTTTGATGTGGGATTTGGATAGTTTAAAATATATGAATGATACGTTTGGACACGAATTAGGAGATAAATATATAAAAATGGCTGCGGATGCTATAAATAAATTTACTAAATATGGTGGTATAGCAGGAAGGATAGGAGGAGACGAATTTACTGCATTTGTGGGAGGATTTGAGACAAAAGACGAAATAAGACAAATTATAAATAAAGTAAAAAGAGATTTTGATGCAACAGAAATAGAGTTACCTAATGGAACTAAGAAAGCCATGAGTGCATCGATGGGAGTTGCATGGTACCCACAAGATAGTATAGATTATGAGGAATTATGTAAATATGCAGATTATGCAATGTATGAAGTTAAGAAGAGTACCAAAGGCGCTCTTAAAGAATTTGATATTAATACATTTAAATCTGATTATGATAAATATGAATAA
- a CDS encoding ankyrin repeat domain-containing protein, with translation MKEFVNVLRRSDFFEMSSIESNLKLLDLHIRNGSIKLNTLSSEGSTILHRAVSAQKEDVVEYLVNLKKDNVYMVDVNKEDKNKMTPLLLAVFGGHTKIVDILLKREDILLMTDDVMRDPLYAACLQNDAEIIKKLLYTNKINLRDRVKKGRLLLHFAHERNNIGAMEELIKYGIDVNEKDSLGYTVAYYTALNQKGKIRNRILELLMQGDKNCINVSSPVGNTLLHYACSEQDLELVKFLVNIKNLKINMTNDKGLAPIHYACGNPKMEIIKLLLERKDLDLNKRTAKGVTPLHALAAKGTKEMVRLFLDKGVDVNAVDVDEKTPLHYTYLYNNVEVMRELLNAEKLEIDKDNILNKCIMFHMCGSSNVDLIDLILKKSGFSVRIKKETGESLLWEACNEGNEEVVKFLLGRPGMGKDDKNSKNSKGFAPLHRACFKRYINIVKLLLSDDEVDINIADEDGWTPLHYMVQAGYTEIIEVLLNDPRVNINAKDNERRTPLSYACDRKDITIVEILLKKGADILEQDNFNIAPIHMVFTMKDDKIKELLKNAALEEIKKICKNNDISRLGNLIKKCMPIYANLAKESIKIACDEDNELILKYLVDIGVNINQRYENKATLTYYACLRDNVNIVSMLLHHNVDIIDDNLIKFVNNHKERKTSELVIKHATSKFLKACESCDESVALGLLDYDMDLVMLKEKGLNILEIANGSLEIAMALKRKLSHRLPIALGRKSTDEALILMEMGVDFDMSDENNKTVLMYAVENGYFNFAKELIRSGVNIDTCDVDGRTILMYASKNNNLELVNMLLDRGLEIEDKDKIGKNALMYAVESGSYKIIWHFVDKGADTMAEDKNGKSILMYALEHKMYGAAKYLLEKGVSSYYDVEGSTLLMYAAKGSSRELVERIMFMGFDVNYANAKGENALLWASRGGNRDAVEFLLENGAKVDSLDRKERKQLKNLTKLDRKITIMIAVQEYDINKIERYKQYINVALIYAIKYRYDVVARYVVSDRNVNMRYERDTLLTYTIKIGNVQMASYLIKEKADVNAKSENKLTALMAASWFGYTELVAKIIEAGAEIEAVDNNGMSAIWYAFLGSCNRQTIDYLLERGAKLCRTNKYGRNMLMHACEARLEGVVRELISRGISVNFTVNKKETPLECALANKHYDIAEMLILNDANIDVVKNSFQTIMGMSYILRAHFEINRIRFKNNDRTFLEYIISKKSRVLKDLINESMNDKDENGKTTLMYLCEYGSDVARLFIDNDIGINDRDTSGVTPLAYAMKGGNKNLVRALIWAGADLSAVDGKGKTILMYAIELKQDNVLMYRGLSAKGEDDEGNTALIYAINSGNKEIVEELLLREADINFLNKNDKTALMVAIEAGRYNIAKVLINYRLTDVNIYNEKGETALSYAAKAKSINIIRELLLKGAVMPKDGDTILFMKELVQKDSELRELMKKNILKQRRLNEYAGTPNIPRSGRISLNILRADKVNSSEKKFVN, from the coding sequence ATGAAAGAGTTTGTAAATGTTTTAAGAAGGTCAGATTTTTTTGAAATGTCGAGCATAGAATCTAATTTAAAGCTATTAGATCTGCATATAAGAAATGGAAGTATAAAACTAAATACTTTAAGTTCTGAAGGTTCAACTATATTACATAGGGCAGTATCTGCACAAAAGGAAGATGTGGTAGAGTACTTGGTGAATTTAAAAAAAGATAATGTGTATATGGTTGATGTGAATAAGGAAGATAAAAACAAGATGACTCCGCTACTTTTAGCAGTTTTTGGTGGTCACACAAAAATAGTAGATATTTTGCTAAAGAGAGAGGATATTTTGTTAATGACTGACGATGTGATGAGGGATCCGTTATATGCGGCTTGTTTGCAAAATGATGCAGAAATTATTAAAAAGCTATTATACACAAACAAAATAAATTTAAGAGATAGAGTCAAAAAAGGAAGGTTATTATTACATTTTGCACATGAAAGAAATAATATAGGTGCAATGGAAGAACTAATAAAATATGGTATAGATGTGAATGAAAAAGATAGTTTAGGTTATACAGTAGCTTATTATACGGCATTAAATCAAAAAGGGAAAATTAGAAATAGAATTTTAGAGTTATTAATGCAAGGAGATAAAAATTGTATAAATGTATCAAGTCCAGTGGGAAACACGTTATTACATTATGCTTGTAGTGAACAAGACTTAGAGTTAGTTAAATTTCTAGTTAATATCAAGAATTTAAAGATTAATATGACAAATGATAAAGGTTTAGCTCCAATACATTACGCATGTGGAAATCCTAAAATGGAGATAATTAAATTATTATTGGAGAGAAAGGATCTGGACTTAAACAAACGAACAGCAAAAGGAGTTACACCTTTACATGCTTTGGCGGCAAAAGGGACAAAAGAAATGGTAAGGCTTTTCCTTGATAAAGGAGTAGATGTGAATGCGGTTGATGTGGACGAAAAAACCCCTCTTCATTATACATATTTATACAATAACGTAGAGGTAATGAGAGAGTTGTTGAATGCAGAGAAGTTAGAGATAGACAAAGATAATATTCTAAATAAATGTATTATGTTTCATATGTGTGGAAGTAGCAACGTAGATTTGATAGATTTGATATTGAAAAAATCTGGATTTAGCGTTAGAATAAAAAAAGAAACGGGTGAAAGTCTTCTATGGGAAGCTTGCAATGAAGGAAATGAAGAAGTAGTTAAATTCTTACTTGGACGACCTGGGATGGGTAAGGATGACAAAAATTCTAAAAATTCAAAGGGATTTGCACCATTACATAGAGCATGTTTTAAAAGATACATCAATATAGTAAAATTACTATTATCAGATGATGAGGTGGATATAAATATAGCGGATGAAGATGGGTGGACACCTCTACATTATATGGTACAAGCTGGTTACACTGAAATTATAGAAGTACTTCTTAATGATCCAAGAGTAAATATAAACGCAAAAGATAATGAAAGACGTACCCCACTTAGTTATGCTTGCGATCGGAAGGATATTACCATAGTGGAAATATTATTGAAAAAAGGGGCGGATATTTTAGAACAAGATAATTTTAATATTGCACCTATACATATGGTTTTTACTATGAAGGATGATAAAATCAAGGAATTATTAAAAAATGCAGCACTAGAAGAAATAAAAAAGATTTGTAAAAATAATGATATAAGTAGGTTAGGGAATTTAATAAAAAAGTGTATGCCTATTTATGCAAATTTAGCAAAAGAAAGTATAAAAATTGCTTGTGATGAAGATAATGAATTGATCTTAAAATACTTGGTAGATATTGGGGTTAACATAAATCAGAGGTATGAGAATAAAGCAACATTAACATACTATGCGTGTTTGAGAGATAACGTAAATATAGTCTCTATGTTATTACATCACAATGTAGATATAATAGATGATAATTTGATTAAGTTTGTGAATAATCATAAGGAAAGAAAGACATCAGAACTTGTTATAAAGCATGCAACATCCAAGTTTTTAAAGGCATGTGAAAGTTGCGATGAATCAGTAGCTCTAGGGTTATTAGATTATGATATGGATTTAGTAATGCTAAAAGAAAAAGGGTTGAATATATTAGAAATAGCTAATGGAAGTTTAGAGATAGCCATGGCGTTAAAGCGTAAATTATCACATAGATTACCTATTGCATTAGGAAGAAAATCTACAGATGAAGCTTTGATATTAATGGAGATGGGTGTTGACTTTGACATGAGTGACGAAAATAATAAGACAGTATTGATGTATGCTGTAGAGAATGGGTATTTTAATTTTGCAAAGGAATTAATACGTTCAGGAGTTAATATTGATACTTGTGATGTAGATGGTAGAACTATATTAATGTATGCTAGTAAAAATAATAATTTAGAATTAGTAAATATGTTATTAGACAGGGGCTTGGAGATAGAAGATAAGGATAAAATTGGCAAAAATGCATTAATGTACGCCGTAGAAAGCGGTTCTTATAAAATCATATGGCATTTTGTAGATAAAGGAGCCGATACGATGGCAGAGGATAAAAATGGAAAGAGTATACTCATGTATGCACTAGAACATAAAATGTATGGTGCTGCTAAGTATTTGCTAGAAAAAGGAGTTTCTAGTTATTATGATGTAGAGGGTAGTACATTATTAATGTATGCAGCAAAGGGATCTAGTAGAGAATTAGTTGAGCGCATTATGTTTATGGGGTTTGACGTAAATTATGCTAATGCTAAGGGAGAGAATGCGTTATTGTGGGCATCTAGAGGAGGCAACAGAGATGCAGTAGAATTTTTATTAGAGAATGGAGCAAAAGTGGATTCGTTAGATAGAAAAGAGAGAAAGCAGCTTAAGAATCTTACGAAATTAGATAGGAAAATAACAATTATGATAGCGGTACAAGAGTATGATATAAATAAAATTGAGAGATATAAGCAATATATCAATGTTGCTCTAATTTATGCAATCAAGTATAGGTATGACGTAGTTGCCAGATATGTGGTATCTGATAGAAATGTCAATATGAGATATGAAAGGGACACATTGCTTACGTATACCATAAAGATTGGAAATGTACAAATGGCGAGTTATTTGATAAAGGAAAAAGCAGATGTTAATGCCAAAAGTGAAAACAAGCTTACAGCGTTAATGGCAGCAAGCTGGTTTGGATATACGGAATTGGTTGCAAAAATAATTGAAGCAGGCGCAGAGATTGAGGCTGTGGATAATAATGGAATGTCAGCTATCTGGTATGCTTTTTTAGGATCTTGCAATAGGCAAACGATAGACTATTTATTAGAGCGAGGAGCTAAATTATGTAGGACAAACAAGTATGGTAGAAACATGTTGATGCACGCATGTGAAGCTAGGTTGGAAGGCGTAGTAAGAGAATTAATATCGAGAGGCATTAGTGTTAATTTTACTGTTAATAAAAAAGAGACGCCATTGGAGTGTGCGTTGGCAAACAAACATTATGATATAGCTGAAATGCTTATTTTAAATGATGCAAATATTGATGTAGTAAAAAATAGTTTTCAGACTATAATGGGTATGAGTTATATTTTAAGGGCGCATTTTGAGATTAATAGGATAAGATTTAAAAATAATGACAGAACATTTTTAGAGTATATAATAAGCAAGAAATCGCGTGTGTTAAAAGATTTAATTAATGAATCTATGAATGATAAAGATGAAAATGGCAAAACGACTCTTATGTATCTTTGTGAATATGGTAGTGATGTTGCAAGACTATTTATAGATAATGATATCGGTATAAATGACAGAGATACTAGCGGAGTTACACCATTGGCTTACGCAATGAAAGGAGGAAACAAAAATTTAGTAAGAGCATTAATTTGGGCTGGTGCAGATTTAAGTGCGGTTGATGGTAAGGGAAAGACTATTTTGATGTATGCAATAGAGTTAAAGCAAGATAATGTGTTAATGTATAGAGGATTAAGTGCTAAGGGAGAAGACGACGAAGGAAATACTGCACTGATTTATGCTATTAATTCAGGGAATAAGGAAATAGTAGAGGAATTATTGCTAAGAGAGGCAGATATAAATTTTTTAAATAAAAATGATAAGACTGCACTTATGGTGGCGATAGAGGCAGGTAGATATAACATAGCAAAAGTTTTGATAAATTATCGTTTAACTGATGTTAATATATATAATGAAAAAGGGGAAACTGCCTTGTCGTACGCGGCAAAAGCAAAATCAATAAACATTATAAGAGAACTTTTATTAAAGGGAGCGGTTATGCCAAAAGATGGGGATACAATATTATTTATGAAAGAACTAGTCCAAAAAGATAGTGAACTTCGTGAATTGATGAAGAAGAATATATTAAAACAAAGAAGATTAAATGAGTACGCAGGCACACCTAATATTCCAAGATCAGGCAGAATTAGTTTAAATATTCTAAGAGCAGACAAAGTAAATTCAAGTGAAAAGAAGTTTGTAAATTGA
- a CDS encoding DUF378 domain-containing protein produces MQQQSTLDKISLTIVIIGAINWLLVGLFQFDLVASLLGGSSSIVSRTVYSIVGLAGLLAINLFMHNSNTALNHSQI; encoded by the coding sequence ATGCAACAACAATCAACCTTAGATAAGATTTCATTGACAATTGTAATAATTGGAGCTATAAACTGGCTTCTTGTTGGTTTATTTCAGTTTGACTTAGTAGCTTCTCTTCTTGGCGGCTCAAGCTCTATAGTTAGTAGGACTGTATACTCGATTGTTGGTTTGGCAGGACTTCTTGCAATAAATTTGTTTATGCATAACAGCAATACTGCGCTAAATCACTCTCAAATCTAA
- a CDS encoding GerMN domain-containing protein, whose amino-acid sequence MNKNKITLALVGALIGICGIAGHISLKDISISEFEPQISPVSCAFMGEAEAKRIQDKIPVHLYYATKDNKLKLVVRYVTVEEAQKDIGNFATIIMEELIREPKEKELRGVIPKGTKLEKPVQVKNNIAIVDLSEEFVKNHKGGIEEEKLTIFSIVNSMTELKDINKVRFKVNGKTLKDYKGNFRFDKDFKRFKSETPGITPTNTM is encoded by the coding sequence GTGAATAAAAACAAAATTACATTAGCGTTAGTTGGTGCATTAATTGGAATTTGTGGTATAGCAGGACATATTAGTTTAAAAGATATATCAATAAGTGAATTTGAGCCTCAAATAAGTCCAGTAAGCTGTGCGTTTATGGGAGAGGCAGAAGCAAAAAGAATCCAGGATAAGATTCCTGTGCATTTATACTATGCCACAAAGGACAACAAATTAAAGCTGGTGGTAAGGTATGTGACAGTAGAAGAGGCCCAAAAAGATATAGGGAATTTTGCGACAATTATAATGGAGGAACTGATTCGTGAACCAAAAGAAAAAGAGTTAAGAGGTGTTATTCCGAAAGGGACAAAATTAGAAAAACCTGTACAAGTGAAGAATAATATAGCTATAGTAGATTTATCAGAGGAATTTGTTAAAAATCATAAAGGAGGAATAGAGGAAGAAAAGCTTACCATATTTTCTATAGTAAACTCTATGACAGAATTAAAAGATATAAATAAAGTGAGATTTAAGGTAAATGGAAAAACATTAAAAGATTACAAAGGTAATTTTAGGTTTGATAAAGATTTTAAAAGGTTCAAATCCGAAACCCCAGGAATAACACCTACAAATACGATGTAA
- a CDS encoding carbohydrate-binding protein: MRGNCYTDQGIILNPSVPLSGSDVTICYNGLLAQSGATTIIAHVGYGDTWDHIGDFNMKKTASGFEAHVPVAYASSLNVCFKDGANNWDNNNGLNYKFCVDC; the protein is encoded by the coding sequence ATGAGAGGAAACTGTTATACTGATCAAGGTATTATTTTAAATCCTAGTGTACCGCTATCAGGCAGTGACGTCACAATTTGTTATAACGGACTTTTAGCACAAAGTGGAGCTACAACTATTATTGCTCATGTTGGATATGGAGATACATGGGATCACATAGGTGATTTTAATATGAAAAAAACAGCCAGTGGATTCGAGGCACATGTACCTGTAGCATATGCTTCTTCGTTGAATGTATGTTTTAAAGATGGCGCTAATAATTGGGATAATAATAATGGATTAAATTATAAATTTTGTGTAGATTGCTAG
- a CDS encoding tyrosine-type recombinase/integrase produces MGFLVNEYIDYLKNQKKLSSSTLQSYKKDIEQYIEYLDDMKCDVKKKTSKSTIVMYLLYLKSSNKKTTTISRKLASIRSFYQYLLSINLISEDPTEYLESPKIEKKKPEILTQSEIENLLNQPECTNQKGIRDKAMLELICATGIRVSELTSLNLEDINWDENIIYCGSDDTKRALWISNYVLKCLSNYIHNSRNGDQKESALFLNIYGKRITRQGFWKIIKFYKNKASIEKDVTPHTLRHSLAVKLIKSGKNLKEIKNILGFKDESSANIYKNMRLAQLD; encoded by the coding sequence ATGGGATTTTTAGTAAATGAATATATTGATTATTTAAAAAATCAAAAGAAATTATCTAGTAGTACATTGCAATCTTATAAAAAGGATATAGAGCAATATATAGAATATCTTGATGATATGAAATGCGACGTAAAGAAGAAAACATCAAAGAGTACAATAGTAATGTATTTATTGTATTTGAAAAGTAGTAATAAAAAAACTACAACAATTTCTAGGAAGCTTGCATCGATACGATCATTTTATCAGTATTTATTAAGTATCAATTTGATAAGTGAAGATCCAACAGAATATTTGGAGTCACCTAAAATTGAAAAGAAAAAACCTGAAATTTTAACGCAAAGTGAGATAGAAAATTTGTTGAATCAACCAGAATGTACGAATCAAAAAGGAATACGGGATAAAGCTATGCTGGAATTAATATGTGCAACAGGAATAAGGGTTAGCGAATTAACGTCACTTAATTTAGAAGATATAAATTGGGATGAGAATATAATATATTGCGGAAGTGATGATACCAAAAGAGCGTTATGGATTTCAAATTATGTTCTAAAATGTTTGTCAAACTATATACACAATTCACGAAATGGAGATCAAAAAGAGAGTGCTTTATTTTTAAATATTTACGGAAAAAGAATAACAAGGCAGGGTTTTTGGAAAATAATTAAATTTTATAAAAACAAAGCAAGTATAGAAAAAGATGTCACACCACATACACTAAGACATTCGTTAGCAGTTAAATTAATCAAAAGTGGCAAAAATTTGAAAGAAATAAAAAATATACTAGGATTTAAGGATGAGTCTTCCGCTAACATATATAAAAATATGCGATTAGCGCAATTAGATTGA
- a CDS encoding phosphoglucosamine mutase, producing MSRLFGTDGVRGIVDKELTKDLAYRLGIAGARVLARSSRPKILIGCDTRISCGMLCDALVAGIEEEGGVAVVLGVIPTPAVAVLTRLYEADAAIMISASHNPYEFNGIKFFDRNGYKLSDDVEDKIEQEVLAMKEEFSNRSVRIKRCDGAEGDYLNYIRGVTDVSLDGLNIVLDCANGAASNLAPRLFEGLGANVFVIHNTPNGTNINKECGSTHIESLQEEVLLRNADIGFAFDGDADRVLAVDEKGEVLDGDKILAVIGSYMKSEGKLKNNTIVVTIMSNLGFDVMARQKGINVAKTKVGDRYVLEKMLQDGYEIGGEQSGHVILLKYNTTGDGMLTAIKFLEVLKASKEKCSKLAGIMESYPQVLKNARVKNENKRKCLEDEFIKNMCKELEDEFKMEGRVVIRPSGTEPLIRVMIEGKDEEYINEKAIMLAAEIEKRGGSDTYYV from the coding sequence ATGAGCAGATTATTTGGCACAGACGGAGTAAGAGGGATTGTAGACAAAGAATTAACAAAAGATTTAGCATATAGATTGGGAATAGCAGGGGCAAGAGTTTTAGCAAGAAGTTCTAGGCCTAAAATTTTGATAGGCTGTGATACCAGGATATCGTGTGGCATGTTGTGTGATGCATTAGTTGCAGGAATAGAGGAGGAAGGTGGAGTTGCAGTTGTTTTAGGAGTTATACCAACTCCAGCAGTTGCAGTTTTAACAAGGTTGTATGAGGCAGATGCGGCTATTATGATATCAGCTTCACATAATCCGTATGAGTTTAATGGCATAAAGTTTTTTGATAGAAATGGCTATAAATTATCGGATGATGTGGAAGATAAGATCGAGCAAGAAGTTTTAGCTATGAAAGAAGAGTTTAGCAATAGGAGTGTTAGAATAAAAAGATGTGATGGTGCAGAAGGAGATTATTTGAATTATATAAGGGGAGTAACAGATGTTTCATTGGATGGTCTTAATATAGTGTTAGACTGTGCTAATGGTGCGGCATCTAATTTAGCGCCGAGATTGTTTGAAGGTTTAGGTGCGAACGTATTTGTGATACATAATACTCCTAATGGAACAAACATAAATAAAGAATGTGGTTCAACACATATAGAGAGTTTACAAGAGGAGGTCTTGCTAAGGAATGCAGATATAGGTTTTGCATTTGATGGAGACGCAGATAGAGTTCTTGCAGTTGATGAAAAAGGGGAAGTATTAGATGGTGACAAAATATTAGCTGTTATAGGAAGTTATATGAAGTCAGAAGGTAAGCTTAAGAATAACACGATAGTTGTTACAATTATGAGTAATCTAGGTTTTGATGTTATGGCAAGACAGAAGGGTATAAATGTTGCAAAAACAAAAGTTGGAGACAGATATGTTTTAGAGAAAATGTTGCAAGACGGATATGAAATAGGTGGTGAGCAGTCTGGGCATGTCATATTATTAAAATATAACACGACTGGTGATGGGATGCTAACAGCGATAAAATTTTTAGAAGTTTTGAAAGCTTCAAAAGAGAAGTGTTCCAAGCTTGCTGGTATAATGGAGTCATATCCTCAGGTGTTAAAGAATGCAAGGGTTAAGAATGAGAATAAACGTAAGTGCTTAGAAGATGAATTTATAAAAAATATGTGCAAAGAATTAGAAGATGAGTTTAAAATGGAAGGAAGAGTGGTTATAAGGCCTTCTGGAACAGAGCCATTGATTCGGGTAATGATAGAAGGAAAAGATGAAGAGTATATAAATGAAAAAGCTATCATGTTAGCTGCAGAGATAGAAAAAAGAGGAGGAAGCGATACCTATTATGTATGA